From Merismopedia glauca CCAP 1448/3, the proteins below share one genomic window:
- a CDS encoding CO2 hydration protein, with protein MVMTTIKTTPKVRIHPLQEYINRLQGGEALLVDTPENVLEVVGILKSYGIVLEAYYKNLLYISEYQFLVLFPFFKYFNGEISVQKLFRHWWHDRINFEYAEYCMKAMFWHGATQLDAYLDSPEFESKAKEAIAAKIKSNPLLQAINGIFKNFFPELVRQQAYYSCLGQFWDVMSEMFLTLSDKYDRREIKSIPDVVQHILDGLVAAASKPITYSVEIKGKTYDIIPASVGLTFLMDVAVPYVEAVFFRGTPFSGTVSYNAQAQFIPPDQSRFQYGALYADPLPIGGAGIPPTLLMQDMRHYLPDYLHKFYENSLRGESDLRVKICQTFQKSMFCVTTAAIKGLAPHPLDTQDPTEKAANQKYLEYWMDRFLTSQLVKVNS; from the coding sequence ATGGTCATGACTACTATTAAAACTACTCCCAAAGTTAGAATTCATCCCCTCCAAGAGTATATCAACCGCTTGCAGGGAGGAGAAGCCTTATTAGTTGATACGCCAGAAAACGTGCTGGAAGTAGTAGGAATTCTCAAAAGTTATGGGATTGTTTTAGAGGCTTACTATAAAAACTTACTTTACATTTCCGAGTATCAATTCTTAGTGCTTTTCCCGTTTTTCAAATACTTCAACGGCGAAATTTCCGTACAAAAACTGTTTCGTCATTGGTGGCACGATCGCATCAACTTTGAATATGCTGAGTATTGTATGAAAGCCATGTTTTGGCATGGAGCAACTCAGTTAGATGCGTACCTAGATTCGCCTGAGTTTGAGTCAAAAGCCAAAGAAGCGATCGCTGCTAAAATTAAATCTAATCCGCTCTTACAAGCCATAAATGGCATATTCAAAAACTTTTTCCCCGAACTAGTCCGCCAACAGGCTTATTACAGTTGTTTAGGTCAGTTTTGGGACGTAATGAGCGAGATGTTCCTCACCCTATCTGACAAATACGATCGCCGCGAGATTAAATCTATCCCTGACGTAGTTCAGCATATCCTAGATGGGCTAGTCGCAGCAGCTAGCAAACCAATTACCTATTCAGTCGAAATCAAAGGTAAAACCTACGATATTATTCCTGCTTCTGTAGGTTTAACATTTTTAATGGATGTAGCCGTACCTTATGTAGAAGCCGTCTTTTTCCGAGGAACTCCCTTCAGTGGTACAGTTTCTTATAACGCCCAAGCCCAATTTATCCCTCCAGATCAAAGTCGATTCCAGTATGGTGCATTATATGCCGATCCTTTACCAATTGGCGGTGCGGGAATTCCTCCTACCCTGTTGATGCAGGATATGCGCCATTACCTTCCAGATTACCTCCATAAGTTCTATGAGAACAGCTTGCGGGGAGAAAGCGATCTGCGAGTCAAAATTTGTCAAACCTTCCAGAAATCGATGTTTTGCGTGACTACAGCCGCTATTAAAGGTTTAGCGCCTCATCCTTTGGATACTCAAGATCCTACAGAAAAAGCTGCCAATCAAAAATATTTAGAATATTGGATGGATAGGTTTCTTACCTCTCAATTGGTGAAGGTGAATTCTTGA
- a CDS encoding NADH-quinone oxidoreductase subunit M: protein MLSALIWVPIVAAAIVGFWPGNLTAKTTKQFSLIVTAIVLILSLALVSQFNVLDSNQQFVESLPWIDALGLTYQLGVDGLSLPLVIINSLLTLVALYATQDDIRRPRFYYSLVLVLNGAVTGAFVAQDLLLFFLFYELEIIPLYFLIAIWGGVRRGYAATKFLIYTALSGILILASFLGLVWLTHSPTFAYGSLRPIGETFAGIASGSFPTSALPITTQLVLTIGILIGFGIKIPLVPFHTWLPDAHVEASTPISVLLAGVLLKLGTYGLMRFGLGLFPEAWAILAPWLASWAVFSVLYGALNAIAQTDMKKMVAYSSIGHMGYILLATAAATPLSLLATVFQMVSHGLISALLFILVGVVYHKTGTRDIQVLRGLLNPERGLPVIGSLMIVAVMASAGLPGMIGFIAEFLIFRGSYPVFPTQTILCMVGTGLTAVYFLLLVNKAFFGRLSEEFSNLPPVSWSDRAPAIVLAAIIVFLGLQPNWMVRWSDATTASLIILPQIHATKTSPSAKPLQAPQLSQIGG from the coding sequence ATGCTGAGTGCCTTAATTTGGGTGCCAATTGTTGCTGCTGCTATTGTAGGTTTTTGGCCAGGTAATTTAACTGCTAAAACAACTAAGCAGTTCTCTTTAATCGTGACAGCCATAGTACTAATTTTATCATTAGCACTAGTGAGCCAATTTAACGTTCTCGATTCAAACCAGCAGTTTGTCGAATCTCTACCCTGGATTGATGCTCTAGGATTAACCTATCAGCTTGGTGTAGACGGTTTATCTTTACCGTTGGTGATAATCAATAGTTTGCTGACTTTGGTGGCTTTATACGCCACGCAAGATGATATCCGCCGCCCTAGATTTTATTACTCATTGGTACTAGTCCTCAATGGTGCAGTCACGGGAGCGTTCGTCGCACAAGATTTACTGCTGTTTTTCTTATTCTACGAGCTAGAAATTATTCCCCTCTATTTCCTGATTGCGATTTGGGGAGGTGTTCGTCGGGGTTATGCGGCTACCAAATTCCTGATTTACACCGCACTTTCAGGAATTTTAATTCTGGCTTCCTTCTTAGGTTTAGTCTGGCTAACTCATTCTCCTACTTTTGCTTATGGCTCGTTGCGTCCCATAGGAGAAACATTTGCTGGTATCGCTAGTGGTAGTTTTCCCACTTCAGCTTTACCGATTACTACCCAGTTAGTGTTAACTATTGGCATTTTGATCGGATTTGGCATCAAAATTCCCTTAGTTCCTTTCCATACTTGGTTACCAGATGCTCACGTAGAAGCTTCTACACCCATCTCAGTGCTATTAGCTGGAGTGCTGTTAAAACTCGGTACTTACGGGTTAATGCGATTTGGTTTGGGTTTATTTCCCGAAGCGTGGGCAATTTTAGCCCCTTGGCTGGCAAGTTGGGCAGTATTTAGCGTCTTATATGGAGCCTTAAATGCGATCGCCCAAACTGATATGAAAAAAATGGTAGCCTATAGTTCCATAGGTCATATGGGTTACATTCTCTTGGCGACGGCGGCGGCAACTCCCTTAAGTCTACTAGCTACCGTCTTTCAAATGGTCAGCCACGGTTTGATTTCTGCCTTACTATTTATCCTTGTTGGGGTGGTTTACCACAAAACTGGAACGCGAGATATTCAAGTTTTGCGGGGTTTACTGAACCCAGAACGAGGTTTACCCGTAATTGGCAGCTTAATGATAGTGGCGGTGATGGCAAGTGCAGGATTGCCAGGAATGATCGGTTTTATTGCTGAATTCTTAATATTTAGAGGTAGTTACCCCGTCTTTCCCACTCAAACTATACTTTGTATGGTGGGAACTGGTTTAACAGCAGTTTACTTCCTATTATTGGTTAACAAAGCCTTCTTTGGACGACTATCAGAAGAATTTAGCAATCTCCCCCCAGTTTCTTGGTCAGATCGGGCACCAGCTATAGTTTTAGCCGCAATTATCGTCTTTTTAGGCTTACAACCCAACTGGATGGTGCGTTGGAGTGATGCTACTACAGCTAGCTTAATCATTTTGCCTCAAATCCACGCGACAAAGACTTCGCCAAGTGCCAAGCCGCTACAAGCACCCCAACTTAGTCAGATAGGTGGATAA
- a CDS encoding NAD(P)H-quinone oxidoreductase subunit F: MGHFLTHNVWWVPIYGLIGALVTLPWSTGIVRRTGPRPAAYFNLLMTIIGVIHGSIAFQTVLHQEPELINVYWLQAADLQLSFSLQISAVSVGAMELVAGLSLLAQIFALGYMEKDWALARFFALMGFFEGAMGGLALSNSLFLSYAFLEMLTVSTYLLVGFWYAQPLVVTAARDAFLTKRVGDVLLLMGVVTLGALAGSLNFPDLYEWTDEANLPPLTANLLGLALIAGPIGKCAQFPLHLWLDEAMEGPNPASILRNSVVVGVGAYVLIKVQPILNLSPLALQTLIVVGTVTAIGASLVSLAQIDIKRALSHSTSAYLGLVLIAVGTQWTGYALILLLTHAIAKALLFMSVGSVITTTSTQDLTEMGGLGSRMPATTTAFLVGSASLVGILPLGSFWAFQQGVDTFWYDRPALVVVLLLVNGLTALNLTRVFRLVFLGEPQPKTRRAPEVNWLMAVPMVSLSIVNLLVPVIMYRLSLLPDWEYINTKGLILLVISGLIGFGIGSKIYLQKAWSRSLQFHWRFLQDLLGYDFYIDRIYRVTVVLLVEKLSQLNAWIDRYLVDGLVNFVGLAAIFSGQGLKYSASGQSQFYVFTILLGLSAFGLWIIWPILNSLGFLNF, from the coding sequence ATGGGTCATTTTCTCACCCACAATGTCTGGTGGGTTCCAATTTATGGCTTGATTGGTGCTTTAGTTACTTTGCCTTGGTCAACGGGAATTGTGCGTCGTACAGGTCCAAGACCGGCGGCGTACTTTAACCTGTTAATGACAATAATTGGGGTAATTCACGGTTCTATAGCATTTCAGACGGTTCTGCACCAGGAACCAGAACTCATCAACGTGTATTGGTTGCAAGCAGCAGACCTCCAGCTATCTTTTAGTTTACAAATCTCTGCGGTAAGCGTAGGAGCAATGGAACTAGTGGCAGGATTGAGTTTACTAGCTCAAATTTTTGCCTTGGGTTACATGGAAAAAGACTGGGCATTAGCGAGATTTTTTGCCCTGATGGGATTTTTTGAAGGGGCTATGGGTGGCTTAGCCCTGAGTAACTCGCTATTTCTCAGCTATGCTTTTTTAGAGATGCTGACGGTTTCAACTTACCTTTTGGTAGGATTTTGGTATGCTCAACCTTTAGTGGTAACTGCGGCTAGAGATGCATTTTTAACCAAACGGGTCGGAGATGTACTCTTGCTCATGGGAGTTGTGACTCTGGGTGCTTTAGCAGGTAGTTTAAATTTTCCGGATCTTTATGAATGGACAGACGAAGCAAATTTACCACCATTGACAGCAAATTTATTGGGATTAGCCTTAATTGCTGGTCCTATAGGTAAGTGTGCCCAATTTCCTTTGCATCTGTGGTTAGATGAAGCGATGGAAGGACCAAATCCAGCTTCAATTTTGCGAAACTCAGTGGTGGTGGGGGTGGGAGCCTATGTATTAATTAAGGTTCAGCCAATTTTAAATTTATCACCTTTGGCTTTGCAAACCTTGATTGTAGTGGGGACAGTGACGGCAATTGGCGCATCTTTAGTTTCTTTGGCACAAATTGACATTAAGCGGGCATTATCGCACTCTACTAGTGCTTATTTGGGACTAGTTTTGATAGCTGTGGGGACTCAGTGGACGGGTTACGCACTAATTTTGCTGTTGACTCATGCGATCGCCAAAGCTCTATTATTTATGAGTGTGGGTTCAGTCATTACGACTACTAGTACCCAAGATCTCACCGAAATGGGGGGATTGGGGAGTAGAATGCCAGCGACAACCACAGCTTTCTTGGTAGGATCGGCAAGTTTGGTCGGTATTTTACCTTTAGGGAGTTTCTGGGCGTTTCAGCAAGGTGTAGATACTTTTTGGTACGATAGACCAGCTTTAGTCGTAGTTTTGCTGTTAGTTAACGGTTTAACGGCTCTGAATCTAACTCGCGTCTTCCGCCTAGTTTTCTTAGGTGAACCCCAACCCAAAACTAGAAGAGCGCCAGAAGTTAACTGGTTGATGGCAGTACCGATGGTGAGCTTGAGTATAGTTAATTTGCTAGTTCCTGTCATCATGTATCGGTTATCCCTGTTACCAGATTGGGAATATATCAACACCAAAGGGCTGATTTTACTGGTAATATCTGGCTTAATCGGGTTTGGGATTGGAAGCAAAATATATCTCCAGAAAGCTTGGTCGAGATCGTTGCAATTCCATTGGAGATTTCTGCAAGATTTACTCGGTTATGACTTCTACATCGATCGCATTTATCGCGTCACGGTAGTTTTATTAGTCGAGAAACTCTCTCAACTCAATGCTTGGATCGATCGCTATTTAGTAGATGGTTTAGTTAATTTTGTGGGTTTAGCTGCAATTTTTAGCGGACAAGGCTTGAAATATAGCGCTTCAGGACAATCTCAATTTTATGTTTTTACGATCTTATTAGGACTGAGTGCCTTTGGTCTGTGGATTATCTGGCCAATTCTCAATTCTTTAGGATTTTTGAACTTTTAG
- a CDS encoding carbon dioxide-concentrating mechanism protein CcmK, whose product MPIAVGMIETRGFPAVVEASDAMVKAARVTLVGYEKIGSGRVTVIVRGDVSEVQASVAAGVECANRVNGGEVLSTHIIARPHENLEYVLPIRYTEDVEQFRM is encoded by the coding sequence ATGCCAATTGCGGTAGGGATGATTGAAACTAGAGGCTTTCCAGCCGTGGTAGAAGCGTCTGATGCTATGGTAAAAGCCGCACGGGTCACCCTAGTCGGTTACGAAAAAATCGGTAGCGGTCGGGTGACCGTCATCGTCAGAGGAGATGTTTCTGAAGTTCAAGCTTCTGTAGCTGCGGGAGTTGAATGTGCTAATCGGGTCAACGGAGGGGAAGTTCTATCAACCCATATCATTGCCCGTCCTCACGAAAACCTCGAATATGTCCTGCCAATTCGCTATACAGAAGATGTAGAGCAGTTCAGAATGTAG
- a CDS encoding carbon dioxide-concentrating mechanism protein CcmK: protein MSIAVGMVETLGFPAVVEAADAMVKAARVTLVGYEKIGSGRVTVIVRGDVSEVQASVAAGVESVKRVNGGQVLSTHIIARPHENLEYVLPIRYTEDVEQFRESTNTIRPMGRP, encoded by the coding sequence ATGTCAATTGCTGTGGGAATGGTAGAAACTCTAGGCTTTCCAGCCGTAGTAGAAGCTGCTGATGCGATGGTGAAAGCCGCACGAGTAACCCTAGTCGGTTACGAAAAAATCGGTAGTGGTCGGGTGACTGTCATCGTCAGAGGAGACGTTTCTGAAGTCCAAGCTTCTGTAGCTGCTGGAGTCGAATCAGTAAAGCGTGTTAATGGCGGACAAGTACTATCGACCCATATCATCGCTCGTCCTCACGAAAACCTCGAATATGTCCTGCCAATCCGTTATACAGAAGATGTAGAGCAGTTCCGCGAAAGTACCAACACTATTCGTCCGATGGGTAGACCATAG
- a CDS encoding EutN/CcmL family microcompartment protein produces the protein MQIAKVRGTVVSTQKDPSLRGSKLLLLQFVDEEGHLLPKYEVAADSVGAGIDEWVLVSCGSAARQIPGNEQRPIDAMVVGIIDTINVDNRLIYSKKDQYTRG, from the coding sequence ATGCAAATTGCTAAAGTTCGCGGCACGGTTGTTAGTACGCAAAAAGACCCTAGTTTGAGAGGAAGCAAGCTACTATTGCTGCAATTCGTCGATGAAGAGGGTCATTTGCTGCCAAAGTATGAGGTGGCTGCTGACAGTGTGGGAGCAGGAATTGACGAGTGGGTTTTAGTTAGCTGTGGCAGTGCTGCTCGCCAAATTCCTGGGAATGAACAAAGGCCAATCGACGCGATGGTAGTGGGGATTATAGACACCATCAACGTCGATAATCGCCTCATTTATAGCAAAAAAGATCAATACACCAGGGGATAA
- a CDS encoding ribulose bisphosphate carboxylase small subunit encodes MVARSQAAPPTPWSRNLAEPTIDASAYIHSFSNVIGDVRIESKVLVAPGTSIRADEGTPFHIGEGTNIQDGVVIHGLEQGRVIGDDKESYSVWIGKNSSIAHMALIHGPAYVGDDCFIGFRSTVFNARVGNGCIVMMHVLIEDVEIPEGKYIPSGSIITNQQQADRLPDVQTEDIKFARHVIGINEALRSGYQCAGDVACVAPIRDELQRDGASDRTQEPISNSNGSIMSQKVRGEAVDLVRSLLSQGYQIGTEHADKRRFRASSWSTCSPIQATRESEVISALERCVLEHSDEYVRLFGIDTKSKRRVSEMMIQRPDGTSGGGAPIKSPSYQAASSSYSGGGNSNGLSGEVVGQVRSLLGQGYRIGTEYADERRFRTSSWKSGTPIASSNESEVLAALASAMNEYAGDYVRLIGIDPKAKRRVAEVIIQQPGGQPPSNGGGSQYQSSSSNSGNHSQSASSSSQSLSPQIVEQVRSLLRQGNKIGLEYADQRRFRASAWKTGSISSQQESEVFKAIEANLAEHAGEYVRLLGIEPKAKRRVAEILIQQPS; translated from the coding sequence ATGGTAGCCCGTAGCCAAGCGGCTCCCCCAACGCCTTGGTCAAGGAATTTAGCCGAGCCGACAATCGATGCCAGCGCTTATATCCATTCATTTTCTAACGTTATTGGAGACGTTCGGATTGAATCGAAGGTACTAGTTGCTCCTGGAACTTCAATTCGGGCTGATGAAGGAACCCCTTTTCACATTGGAGAAGGAACTAACATCCAAGATGGCGTAGTAATTCATGGCTTAGAGCAAGGTCGTGTGATTGGAGATGACAAAGAAAGCTACTCAGTCTGGATTGGCAAAAATTCTTCCATCGCTCACATGGCATTGATTCACGGTCCTGCTTATGTAGGGGATGACTGCTTTATTGGTTTTCGCTCTACAGTCTTTAATGCCAGAGTCGGTAACGGTTGCATTGTGATGATGCACGTACTGATTGAAGACGTGGAAATTCCTGAAGGGAAGTACATTCCTTCAGGCTCTATTATTACTAATCAGCAGCAGGCAGATAGACTACCTGATGTTCAAACAGAAGATATTAAGTTTGCTCGTCATGTAATTGGCATTAATGAAGCCTTGCGGTCTGGTTATCAATGTGCTGGCGATGTTGCCTGTGTAGCTCCAATTAGAGATGAATTGCAGCGTGATGGCGCAAGCGATCGAACCCAAGAACCAATTAGCAATAGCAATGGGAGTATTATGAGTCAGAAAGTCCGTGGTGAAGCTGTCGATCTGGTGCGTTCTTTACTATCTCAGGGATATCAGATTGGTACTGAACACGCAGACAAGCGGCGGTTTAGAGCTAGTTCTTGGAGTACTTGTTCCCCAATCCAAGCAACTAGGGAATCAGAGGTGATTTCAGCTTTAGAGCGTTGCGTACTCGAACATAGTGACGAATACGTCCGTCTGTTTGGAATTGATACCAAAAGTAAGCGTCGAGTCTCAGAAATGATGATTCAACGTCCAGATGGTACGAGCGGTGGTGGCGCTCCTATTAAGAGTCCATCGTACCAGGCTGCATCATCTAGCTATAGTGGCGGTGGTAACAGCAACGGTTTATCAGGCGAAGTTGTGGGTCAAGTGCGTTCTTTGTTGGGTCAAGGCTATCGAATTGGCACAGAGTATGCTGATGAGCGTCGCTTCCGAACTAGTTCTTGGAAGAGTGGAACCCCAATTGCTTCAAGCAACGAATCAGAAGTATTAGCGGCTTTGGCTAGTGCTATGAATGAGTATGCTGGAGATTATGTCAGATTAATTGGCATCGATCCTAAAGCAAAACGTCGGGTAGCAGAAGTCATTATTCAACAACCTGGCGGTCAACCCCCAAGCAACGGTGGTGGTAGTCAATATCAATCTTCATCCTCTAATTCTGGTAATCACAGTCAATCGGCATCCAGTTCTAGCCAAAGCTTATCTCCACAGATAGTAGAACAAGTGCGTTCTTTACTCAGGCAAGGAAATAAGATTGGTTTAGAGTATGCTGACCAACGTCGTTTCCGAGCTAGTGCTTGGAAAACTGGTTCCATTTCTAGTCAGCAAGAGTCAGAAGTATTCAAAGCCATAGAAGCTAACTTAGCAGAACACGCGGGAGAGTATGTGCGCTTGCTGGGAATTGAACCCAAAGCAAAACGGCGGGTGGCAGAGATTTTGATTCAACAGCCTAGTTAA
- a CDS encoding BMC domain-containing protein: MQIQRRTPSQWQPKDPLNQYEGMALGLISTGSFPAIVATADMMLKTSGVKLIGYEKIGSGHCTAVVRGGIADVRLAITEGIQMAEQSGHYISSSIIARPLPNLEVVLPIGSRLGEWLEQKNPSRNSNQAIGLLETIGFPAMVGAVDAMLKSADVQFTAYEMIGAGLCTAIVRGSVANVAVAVEAGMYEAERIGELHAVMVIPRPLEDLEQTLPVAKCDLVQPQPLQLPLNLKETVKEVVELPEMVEISIQAPLENQ, translated from the coding sequence ATGCAAATTCAACGTCGTACTCCTAGCCAGTGGCAACCAAAAGACCCCCTCAATCAGTATGAGGGGATGGCTTTGGGTTTGATTTCTACCGGTAGCTTCCCCGCAATTGTCGCCACGGCGGATATGATGCTCAAAACTTCGGGAGTTAAATTAATCGGTTACGAAAAGATTGGTAGCGGTCATTGTACCGCAGTGGTAAGAGGTGGAATCGCTGATGTGCGATTGGCTATTACAGAGGGGATTCAAATGGCTGAGCAATCTGGTCATTATATCTCCAGTTCAATCATTGCCAGACCTTTGCCTAATTTAGAAGTAGTACTACCGATTGGGAGTCGATTGGGAGAGTGGTTAGAGCAAAAAAATCCTTCTCGAAATAGCAACCAAGCCATTGGGTTATTAGAAACAATTGGTTTTCCTGCTATGGTAGGGGCGGTTGATGCCATGCTGAAATCAGCCGATGTTCAATTTACAGCATATGAAATGATTGGTGCTGGATTGTGTACGGCAATAGTGCGCGGTTCGGTGGCTAATGTAGCTGTAGCTGTAGAAGCAGGGATGTATGAGGCAGAAAGAATTGGGGAATTACACGCTGTAATGGTGATACCCCGTCCTTTGGAAGATTTAGAACAGACTTTACCTGTGGCTAAATGCGATTTGGTACAACCTCAACCGTTACAACTACCACTCAATCTGAAAGAAACTGTCAAAGAAGTCGTTGAATTACCAGAAATGGTCGAAATTTCGATTCAAGCTCCTTTGGAAAATCAGTAG
- a CDS encoding four-carbon acid sugar kinase family protein, whose protein sequence is MSKQPKIIVLDDDPTGSQTVHSCLLLMRWDVKTLQMGLADPAPIFFILTNTRALNPTQAAQVTREVCQNLKKAIAIQGISEFLVVSRSDSTLRGHYPIETDVIASELGPFDGHFLVPAFFEGGRFTKDSIHYLVVDGVPTPVHKTEFARDSVFGYQHSYLPDYVAEKTQGRINADRVERFTLDRIRSGTQDKLLQLSDNQCVVVDAEKQADLDIFASDVLAVASQGKRFLFRSAASLLTSLAKLPPQPIASTQMSQYVKTDYPGVAIVGSHVKKTTEQLERLLQEPETTGIEVDVSQLLGGGKAEYDRLLGETLEKVQSSYLAGKTPVVYTSRQELSFPDIKTRLDFGMNVSALLMDIVKGLPKDIGFLISKGGITSNDVLSTGLALRSARLLGQIIPGCSVIRTPEDLPSFPNLPVVLFPGNVGDREALATVWQRLTI, encoded by the coding sequence ATGAGCAAACAACCCAAAATTATAGTTCTTGATGACGATCCGACGGGTTCTCAAACCGTCCATAGCTGTCTTTTGCTGATGCGTTGGGATGTGAAGACATTACAGATGGGATTGGCAGATCCAGCCCCGATTTTCTTTATTTTGACCAATACTAGAGCCTTGAATCCAACTCAAGCGGCTCAAGTGACGAGGGAAGTGTGTCAAAACCTGAAAAAGGCGATCGCCATCCAAGGAATTAGCGAGTTTTTAGTCGTCAGTCGCTCTGATTCTACATTAAGAGGGCATTATCCCATTGAAACCGATGTTATTGCCTCCGAACTTGGCCCTTTTGACGGTCATTTTTTAGTTCCTGCCTTTTTTGAAGGGGGCAGATTTACTAAAGATAGCATTCATTATTTAGTAGTAGATGGAGTTCCCACTCCCGTACACAAAACCGAATTTGCTCGTGATTCTGTCTTTGGCTATCAACACAGCTATTTACCAGATTATGTCGCGGAAAAAACTCAGGGAAGGATAAATGCCGATCGAGTTGAGAGATTTACTTTAGATCGGATTCGGAGTGGTACGCAAGATAAATTACTGCAACTCAGTGATAATCAGTGCGTGGTTGTCGATGCAGAAAAACAAGCCGATTTAGATATCTTTGCTAGTGATGTGCTAGCAGTCGCAAGTCAAGGAAAACGTTTCCTATTCCGCAGCGCAGCCAGTTTATTAACTTCCTTAGCCAAATTACCACCCCAACCCATAGCATCTACTCAGATGTCCCAATACGTCAAAACAGACTATCCTGGGGTAGCAATTGTGGGTTCTCACGTCAAAAAGACAACCGAACAGCTAGAACGCCTGCTACAAGAACCGGAAACAACAGGGATTGAAGTTGATGTGTCTCAACTTCTGGGGGGTGGTAAAGCTGAATATGACAGGCTTTTAGGAGAAACTCTAGAGAAAGTTCAATCTAGCTACCTTGCAGGAAAAACTCCTGTGGTTTATACCTCTCGTCAAGAATTGAGTTTTCCAGATATTAAAACTCGCTTAGATTTTGGGATGAATGTTTCGGCTTTATTAATGGATATTGTCAAAGGATTGCCCAAAGATATCGGATTTTTGATAAGTAAGGGGGGAATTACCTCTAACGATGTTTTAAGTACTGGTTTAGCTTTGCGATCGGCTAGACTTTTAGGGCAAATTATACCTGGTTGTTCTGTCATTAGAACTCCTGAAGACTTACCTAGTTTCCCTAATTTACCTGTAGTATTGTTTCCAGGAAACGTTGGCGATCGCGAAGCGTTAGCTACAGTTTGGCAACGTTTAACTATCTAG
- a CDS encoding RnfABCDGE type electron transport complex subunit D: MFFTDARDYQIVFLASFLFLGIGNRDWTLHPGTIVTLFLTCWITQVVCLYLKVEVFPHSESLEERKIQSQSYLSSLRSATITALGLSLLLRADTTTTIIIAGVLAIASKFILEFRGKHFFNPANFGIIATVILTQDAWVSPGQWGDEWWYALLFMGTGGIVLKKVGRWDTTVAFLVSYGALEAIRNVWLGWTWDVYFHRLMSGSLLLFALFMITDPRSIPDAKPSRLIWSFAIAGLTFILRNFFLINSAVFWALFIISPLTVLLDLLWREKQFTWSALKPVSESKALA, translated from the coding sequence ATGTTTTTCACAGATGCGCGAGATTATCAAATTGTATTTCTAGCTAGTTTTTTATTTCTGGGAATTGGTAATAGAGATTGGACTTTACACCCAGGAACTATAGTCACTTTATTCTTAACTTGTTGGATAACTCAGGTAGTTTGTCTTTATCTGAAAGTAGAAGTCTTCCCTCACAGTGAATCTTTAGAAGAGCGTAAAATCCAGTCGCAATCCTATCTTTCAAGTTTGCGGAGTGCGACGATCACGGCTTTGGGTTTGAGTTTATTACTAAGGGCAGATACTACCACTACGATTATTATAGCTGGTGTGTTGGCGATCGCCAGCAAATTCATTTTAGAATTCCGTGGTAAGCACTTTTTTAATCCCGCTAATTTTGGGATTATTGCTACTGTAATTCTAACTCAAGATGCTTGGGTTTCGCCAGGACAATGGGGTGATGAATGGTGGTATGCACTCCTGTTTATGGGAACTGGCGGAATTGTCCTTAAAAAAGTGGGAAGGTGGGATACAACAGTCGCTTTTTTAGTTAGTTATGGCGCGTTAGAAGCAATCAGAAATGTTTGGTTGGGTTGGACTTGGGATGTGTATTTTCACAGGTTAATGAGTGGTTCTTTACTACTTTTTGCCTTGTTTATGATTACCGATCCTCGTTCGATTCCTGATGCTAAACCTAGTCGATTAATTTGGTCTTTTGCAATCGCTGGTTTAACCTTTATTCTGCGGAACTTTTTCTTGATCAATTCGGCTGTGTTTTGGGCACTATTTATCATCTCTCCTTTGACTGTTCTACTCGATTTATTGTGGAGAGAAAAACAATTTACTTGGTCTGCTTTGAAACCAGTCAGCGAGAGTAAAGCTTTAGCTTAG